One part of the Calypte anna isolate BGI_N300 chromosome 14, bCalAnn1_v1.p, whole genome shotgun sequence genome encodes these proteins:
- the SREBF1 gene encoding sterol regulatory element-binding protein 1 isoform X2 — protein MSTLAFDDAALEGLAPSLGLSGANDIDMALLSDIDDMLQLINTPDNDFSGLFDSSFSAPDSAVAPGLPPAPGTLGTYLGPSKPPPTSPTSGGVYPGPSGMATFTPQPPALLQPAPVPAPGVKEEPVAVASSQPQPQPGMMVASSFVPASPTGQFNPQPLVGYQNQHTFSAVQPGGAGQTLPSSLPTPQPGQPVTLPGPVQSVAPPQLLAPAAPQPVSSQIQPVPVLLQPHFIKADSLLLTAVKTDAGSAKTSTITSLATSASGSATPLQVPALVSGGTILATVPLVVDAEKLPINRLAPSGKAALVQSRGEKRTAHNAIEKRYRSSINDKIVELKDLVVGTEAKLNKSAILRKAIEYIRFLQQSNQKLKQENLTLKMAMQKNQSLKDLVSSCRGGSKAEAPTEVVKAEVMEMLTPPPSDVGSPSHSSPLSLSGGSSNSSSDSEPDSPLCDHGKVKQEHRPPPSPSSQGMLDRSRMALCAFVLLCLSFNPLSSLLRGSGASASVGSAGTAGPGRTIMAESGTVEEPWGWSQWLWPTLAFWVLNTGLVLGAVVRLFVCGEPVTRPHSEPSILFWRHRRQADLDLHRGDFAQGAQHLRTALGALGRPLPASHGDLACSLLWSLLRHLLQRLWVGRWLAARAGGLRPDPPTRDHVRQSARDAAMAYHRLHQLHLAGKQAGGHLLAINLALSAVNLAECAGDAVSVAALAEIYVAAALRVKASLHRCFHFLARPFLCSARRVALSHGGAVPPAMQWLCHPLGHRFFVDGDWAVKGVPRETIYSSTGNPVDPLAQVTQLFREHLLEKALCCVAMPEPGRPAAQGEGRFSDALEYLQLLNGCSDASSEPGPAPSISSGLAAITGTDPVSKWWASIITTVIHWLQGDEEGAERLYPLVETMPRALQSSERPLPRAALHSFRAVRAMLSKQDSLSHCEKASSCLRESLELGNPPKGNIDKAVQLLLCDLLLVTRTNLWQQQMTASQQRSCLYQASALELRGFQQDLSSLRRLAQTLRPAMRRVFLHEATARLMARASPTRTHQLLDRSLRRRGVQGSKTAGEPESHPTPREHAEALLLACCYLPPSFLSGPGQRVGMLAEAARTLEKLGDKRTLHDCQQMIIKLGSGTTVTSG, from the exons ATGAGCACCCTCGCCTTCGACGATGCGGCCCTGGAGGGGCTGGCGCCGTCCCTCGGCCTCTCCGGGGCCAACGACATCGACATGGCCCTTCTCAGCGACATCGACG ACATGCTCCAGTTGATCAACACACCGGACAATGACTTCTCGGGGCTGTTTGACTCCTCGTTCAGTGCCCCCGACAGCGCCGTGGCCCCGGggctccccccagccccgggCACCCTTGGCACTTACCTGGGGCCCAGCAAGccaccccccacctcccccaccAGCGGCGGCGTCTACCCAGGACCCTCCGGGATGGCAACCttcaccccacagcccccagccctgctccagccgGCACCAGTACCAGCACCGGGTGTCAAGGAGGAGCCGGTGGCTGTGGCcagcagccagccccagccccagcccggCATGATGGTGGCCTCCAGCTTCGTCCCCGCGTCCCCCACTGGCCAGTTCAACCCCCAGCCCTTGGTGGGCTACCAGAACCAGCACACCTTCTCTG CTGTGCAGCCTGGGGGTGCAGGGCAAACCCtacccagctccctgcccaccccacaGCCGGGCCAGCCCGTGACACTGCCTGGCCCTGTGCAGAGCGTGGCTCCCCCGCAGCTCCTGGCCCCCGCTGCCCCCCAGCCCGTCTCATCCCAGATCCAGCCGGTGCCG gtcctcctgcagccccattTCATCAAGGCTGACTCCCTGCTGCTGACAGCCGTCAAGACAGACGCTGGCAGTGCCAAGACCTccaccatcacctccctggccaCCAGCGCCAGCGGTTCTGCCACCCCCCTGCAGGTGCCG GCGCTGGTGAGCGGAGGGACCATCCTGGCCACGGTGCCGCTGGTGGTGGACGCCGAGAAGTTGCCCATCAACCGTTTGGCACCCAGCGGGAAGGCGGCGCTGGTGCAGAGCCGGGGGGAGAAGCGCACGGCCCACAACGCCATCGAGAAACGCTACCGCTCCTCCATCAACGACAAGATCGTGGAGCTCAAGGACCTGGTGGTGGGCACTGAGGCCAAG CTCAACAAGTCGGCAATCCTGAGGAAGGCGATCGAGTACATCCgcttcctgcagcagagcaaCCAGAAGCTGAAGCAGGAGAACCTCACCCTGAAGATGGCCATGCAGAAGAACC AGTCCCTGAAGGACCTGGTGTCCTCCTGCAGAGGAGGGTCCAAGGCAGAGGCCCCCACGGAGGTAGTGAAGGCGGAGGTGATGGAGATGCTGACGCCACCGCCCTCAGACGTGGGCTCTCCGTCCCACAGCAGCCCACTGTCACTCAGCGGgggcagcagcaacagcagcagtgactCAGAGCCTGACAGCCCCCTCTGTGACCATGGCAAG GTGAAGCAGGAGCACAGACCACCACCCTCACCCAGCAGCCAGGGCATGCTGGACCGGTCCCGCATGGCCCTCTGCGCCTTCgtcctcctctgcctctccttcaaTCCCCTGTCCTCCCTCCTCCGAGGATCTGGTGCCTCAGCATCTGTGGGGAGTGCAGGCACTGCCGGCCCTGGCAGGACCATCATGGCTGAGTCTGGCACCGTGG AGGAGCCGTGGGGGTGGTCGCAGTGGCTGTGGCCCACCCTGGCCTTCTGGGTGCTGAACACCGGGCTGGTGCTGGGGGCGGTGGTGCGGCTCTTCGTCTGCGGGGAGCCCGTCACCCGCCCCCACTCCGAGCCCTCCATTCTCTTCTGGAGACACCGCCGCCAGGCAGACCTCGACCTCCACCGG GGGGACTTTGCGCAGGGGGCTCAGCACCTCCGGACGGCGCTGGGGGCCCTGGGTCGGCCCCTGCCCGCCTCCCACGGGGACCTGGCCTGCAGCCTGCTCTGGAGCCTCCTCCGACACCTGCTGCAGCGCCTCTGGGTGGGCCGGTGGCTGGCTGCCCGTGCCGGGGGGCTGCGCCCCGACCCCCCGACCCGCGACCACGTCCGACAGAGCGCCCGCGATGCTGCCATGGCTTACCACCGCCTGCACCAGCTGCACCTCGCTG GGAAGCAGGCAGGGGGGCACCTCTTGGCCATCAACCTGGCCCTCAGCGCTGTCAACCTTGCTGAGTGCGCCGGTGACGCCGTCTCTGTGGCCGCCCTGGCTGAGATCTACGTGGCAGCCGCCCTGCGGGTCAAGGCCAGCCTGCACCGCTGCTTCCACTTCTTGGCT CGCCCTTTCCTCTGCAGCGCCCGCCGCGTGGCCCTGTCCCACGGTGGGGCCGTGCCCCCCGCCATGCAGTGGCTCTGCCACCCCTTGGGCCACCGGTTCTTTGTCGATGGGGACTGGGCCGTCAAGGGTGTGCCAAGGGAGACCATCTACAGCTCCACCGGCAACCCAG TGGACCCTCTGGCACAGGTGACCCAGCTCTTCCGTGAACACCTCCTGGAGAAGGCGTTGTGCTGCGTGGCCATGCCCGAGCCCGGCCGCCCCGCTGCCCAGGGAGAAGG GCGTTTCTCCGATGCTCTGGAGTACCTCCAGCTGCTCAATGGCTGCTCTGATGCCAGCAGTGAGCCTGGCCCTGCACCCTCCATCAGCTCTGGCTTGGCTGCCATCACAG GCACCGACCCTGTGTCCAAGTGGTGGGCATCCATCATCACCACGGTTATTCACTGGCTGCAGGGAGATGAGGAGGGGGCTGAACGCCTCTACCCACTGGTGGAGACCATGCCCCGggcactgcagagctctga GAGGCCCCTTCCCCGCGCCGCCCTGCACTCCTTCCGCGCCGTCCGCGCCATGCTGAGCAAACAGGACAGCCTGAGCCACTGCGAGAaggccagcagctgcctgcgggagagcctggagctgggcaACCCTCCCAAGGGCAACATCGACAAG GCtgtccagctcctgctgtgtgACTTGCTCCTGGTCACCCGCACCAacctgtggcagcagcagatgaCCGCCAGCCAGCAGCGCAGCTGCCTCTACCAGGCCTCTGCCCTCGAGCTCCGTGGCTTCCAGCAGGACCTCAGCAGCTTGCGCCGCCTGGCCCAGACCCTTCGCCCCGCCATGCGCCGG GTGTTCCTGCATGAAGCCACCGCCAGGCTCATGGCTCGGGCCAGCCCCACGAGGACCCATCAGCTGCTGGACCGCAGCCTGCGGAGGAGAGGGGTGCAGGGCAGCAAAACAg CTGGTGAGCCCGAGAGCCACCCCACGCCGCGGGAGCACGCcgaggctctgctgctggcctgCTGCTACCTCCCACCCAGCTTTCTCTCGGGTCCGGGCCAGCGGGTGGGCATGCTGGCCGAGGCTGCCCGCACCCTGGAGAAGCTGGGGGACAAAAGGACGCTGCACGACTGCCAGCAGATGATCATCAAGCTGGGCAGTGGCACCACTGTCACATCGGGCTAA
- the SREBF1 gene encoding sterol regulatory element-binding protein 1 isoform X3 produces the protein MERALEDMLQLINTPDNDFSGLFDSSFSAPDSAVAPGLPPAPGTLGTYLGPSKPPPTSPTSGGVYPGPSGMATFTPQPPALLQPAPVPAPGVKEEPVAVASSQPQPQPGMMVASSFVPASPTGQFNPQPLVGYQNQHTFSAVQPGGAGQTLPSSLPTPQPGQPVTLPGPVQSVAPPQLLAPAAPQPVSSQIQPVPVLLQPHFIKADSLLLTAVKTDAGSAKTSTITSLATSASGSATPLQVPALVSGGTILATVPLVVDAEKLPINRLAPSGKAALVQSRGEKRTAHNAIEKRYRSSINDKIVELKDLVVGTEAKLNKSAILRKAIEYIRFLQQSNQKLKQENLTLKMAMQKNQSLKDLVSSCRGGSKAEAPTEVVKAEVMEMLTPPPSDVGSPSHSSPLSLSGGSSNSSSDSEPDSPLCDHGKVKQEHRPPPSPSSQGMLDRSRMALCAFVLLCLSFNPLSSLLRGSGASASVGSAGTAGPGRTIMAESGTVEEPWGWSQWLWPTLAFWVLNTGLVLGAVVRLFVCGEPVTRPHSEPSILFWRHRRQADLDLHRGDFAQGAQHLRTALGALGRPLPASHGDLACSLLWSLLRHLLQRLWVGRWLAARAGGLRPDPPTRDHVRQSARDAAMAYHRLHQLHLAGKQAGGHLLAINLALSAVNLAECAGDAVSVAALAEIYVAAALRVKASLHRCFHFLARPFLCSARRVALSHGGAVPPAMQWLCHPLGHRFFVDGDWAVKGVPRETIYSSTGNPVDPLAQVTQLFREHLLEKALCCVAMPEPGRPAAQGEGRRFSDALEYLQLLNGCSDASSEPGPAPSISSGLAAITGTDPVSKWWASIITTVIHWLQGDEEGAERLYPLVETMPRALQSSERPLPRAALHSFRAVRAMLSKQDSLSHCEKASSCLRESLELGNPPKGNIDKAVQLLLCDLLLVTRTNLWQQQMTASQQRSCLYQASALELRGFQQDLSSLRRLAQTLRPAMRRVFLHEATARLMARASPTRTHQLLDRSLRRRGVQGSKTAGEPESHPTPREHAEALLLACCYLPPSFLSGPGQRVGMLAEAARTLEKLGDKRTLHDCQQMIIKLGSGTTVTSG, from the exons ATGGAGAGAGCCTTGGAAG ACATGCTCCAGTTGATCAACACACCGGACAATGACTTCTCGGGGCTGTTTGACTCCTCGTTCAGTGCCCCCGACAGCGCCGTGGCCCCGGggctccccccagccccgggCACCCTTGGCACTTACCTGGGGCCCAGCAAGccaccccccacctcccccaccAGCGGCGGCGTCTACCCAGGACCCTCCGGGATGGCAACCttcaccccacagcccccagccctgctccagccgGCACCAGTACCAGCACCGGGTGTCAAGGAGGAGCCGGTGGCTGTGGCcagcagccagccccagccccagcccggCATGATGGTGGCCTCCAGCTTCGTCCCCGCGTCCCCCACTGGCCAGTTCAACCCCCAGCCCTTGGTGGGCTACCAGAACCAGCACACCTTCTCTG CTGTGCAGCCTGGGGGTGCAGGGCAAACCCtacccagctccctgcccaccccacaGCCGGGCCAGCCCGTGACACTGCCTGGCCCTGTGCAGAGCGTGGCTCCCCCGCAGCTCCTGGCCCCCGCTGCCCCCCAGCCCGTCTCATCCCAGATCCAGCCGGTGCCG gtcctcctgcagccccattTCATCAAGGCTGACTCCCTGCTGCTGACAGCCGTCAAGACAGACGCTGGCAGTGCCAAGACCTccaccatcacctccctggccaCCAGCGCCAGCGGTTCTGCCACCCCCCTGCAGGTGCCG GCGCTGGTGAGCGGAGGGACCATCCTGGCCACGGTGCCGCTGGTGGTGGACGCCGAGAAGTTGCCCATCAACCGTTTGGCACCCAGCGGGAAGGCGGCGCTGGTGCAGAGCCGGGGGGAGAAGCGCACGGCCCACAACGCCATCGAGAAACGCTACCGCTCCTCCATCAACGACAAGATCGTGGAGCTCAAGGACCTGGTGGTGGGCACTGAGGCCAAG CTCAACAAGTCGGCAATCCTGAGGAAGGCGATCGAGTACATCCgcttcctgcagcagagcaaCCAGAAGCTGAAGCAGGAGAACCTCACCCTGAAGATGGCCATGCAGAAGAACC AGTCCCTGAAGGACCTGGTGTCCTCCTGCAGAGGAGGGTCCAAGGCAGAGGCCCCCACGGAGGTAGTGAAGGCGGAGGTGATGGAGATGCTGACGCCACCGCCCTCAGACGTGGGCTCTCCGTCCCACAGCAGCCCACTGTCACTCAGCGGgggcagcagcaacagcagcagtgactCAGAGCCTGACAGCCCCCTCTGTGACCATGGCAAG GTGAAGCAGGAGCACAGACCACCACCCTCACCCAGCAGCCAGGGCATGCTGGACCGGTCCCGCATGGCCCTCTGCGCCTTCgtcctcctctgcctctccttcaaTCCCCTGTCCTCCCTCCTCCGAGGATCTGGTGCCTCAGCATCTGTGGGGAGTGCAGGCACTGCCGGCCCTGGCAGGACCATCATGGCTGAGTCTGGCACCGTGG AGGAGCCGTGGGGGTGGTCGCAGTGGCTGTGGCCCACCCTGGCCTTCTGGGTGCTGAACACCGGGCTGGTGCTGGGGGCGGTGGTGCGGCTCTTCGTCTGCGGGGAGCCCGTCACCCGCCCCCACTCCGAGCCCTCCATTCTCTTCTGGAGACACCGCCGCCAGGCAGACCTCGACCTCCACCGG GGGGACTTTGCGCAGGGGGCTCAGCACCTCCGGACGGCGCTGGGGGCCCTGGGTCGGCCCCTGCCCGCCTCCCACGGGGACCTGGCCTGCAGCCTGCTCTGGAGCCTCCTCCGACACCTGCTGCAGCGCCTCTGGGTGGGCCGGTGGCTGGCTGCCCGTGCCGGGGGGCTGCGCCCCGACCCCCCGACCCGCGACCACGTCCGACAGAGCGCCCGCGATGCTGCCATGGCTTACCACCGCCTGCACCAGCTGCACCTCGCTG GGAAGCAGGCAGGGGGGCACCTCTTGGCCATCAACCTGGCCCTCAGCGCTGTCAACCTTGCTGAGTGCGCCGGTGACGCCGTCTCTGTGGCCGCCCTGGCTGAGATCTACGTGGCAGCCGCCCTGCGGGTCAAGGCCAGCCTGCACCGCTGCTTCCACTTCTTGGCT CGCCCTTTCCTCTGCAGCGCCCGCCGCGTGGCCCTGTCCCACGGTGGGGCCGTGCCCCCCGCCATGCAGTGGCTCTGCCACCCCTTGGGCCACCGGTTCTTTGTCGATGGGGACTGGGCCGTCAAGGGTGTGCCAAGGGAGACCATCTACAGCTCCACCGGCAACCCAG TGGACCCTCTGGCACAGGTGACCCAGCTCTTCCGTGAACACCTCCTGGAGAAGGCGTTGTGCTGCGTGGCCATGCCCGAGCCCGGCCGCCCCGCTGCCCAGGGAGAAGG CAGGCGTTTCTCCGATGCTCTGGAGTACCTCCAGCTGCTCAATGGCTGCTCTGATGCCAGCAGTGAGCCTGGCCCTGCACCCTCCATCAGCTCTGGCTTGGCTGCCATCACAG GCACCGACCCTGTGTCCAAGTGGTGGGCATCCATCATCACCACGGTTATTCACTGGCTGCAGGGAGATGAGGAGGGGGCTGAACGCCTCTACCCACTGGTGGAGACCATGCCCCGggcactgcagagctctga GAGGCCCCTTCCCCGCGCCGCCCTGCACTCCTTCCGCGCCGTCCGCGCCATGCTGAGCAAACAGGACAGCCTGAGCCACTGCGAGAaggccagcagctgcctgcgggagagcctggagctgggcaACCCTCCCAAGGGCAACATCGACAAG GCtgtccagctcctgctgtgtgACTTGCTCCTGGTCACCCGCACCAacctgtggcagcagcagatgaCCGCCAGCCAGCAGCGCAGCTGCCTCTACCAGGCCTCTGCCCTCGAGCTCCGTGGCTTCCAGCAGGACCTCAGCAGCTTGCGCCGCCTGGCCCAGACCCTTCGCCCCGCCATGCGCCGG GTGTTCCTGCATGAAGCCACCGCCAGGCTCATGGCTCGGGCCAGCCCCACGAGGACCCATCAGCTGCTGGACCGCAGCCTGCGGAGGAGAGGGGTGCAGGGCAGCAAAACAg CTGGTGAGCCCGAGAGCCACCCCACGCCGCGGGAGCACGCcgaggctctgctgctggcctgCTGCTACCTCCCACCCAGCTTTCTCTCGGGTCCGGGCCAGCGGGTGGGCATGCTGGCCGAGGCTGCCCGCACCCTGGAGAAGCTGGGGGACAAAAGGACGCTGCACGACTGCCAGCAGATGATCATCAAGCTGGGCAGTGGCACCACTGTCACATCGGGCTAA
- the SREBF1 gene encoding sterol regulatory element-binding protein 1 isoform X1, whose translation MSTLAFDDAALEGLAPSLGLSGANDIDMALLSDIDDMLQLINTPDNDFSGLFDSSFSAPDSAVAPGLPPAPGTLGTYLGPSKPPPTSPTSGGVYPGPSGMATFTPQPPALLQPAPVPAPGVKEEPVAVASSQPQPQPGMMVASSFVPASPTGQFNPQPLVGYQNQHTFSAVQPGGAGQTLPSSLPTPQPGQPVTLPGPVQSVAPPQLLAPAAPQPVSSQIQPVPVLLQPHFIKADSLLLTAVKTDAGSAKTSTITSLATSASGSATPLQVPALVSGGTILATVPLVVDAEKLPINRLAPSGKAALVQSRGEKRTAHNAIEKRYRSSINDKIVELKDLVVGTEAKLNKSAILRKAIEYIRFLQQSNQKLKQENLTLKMAMQKNQSLKDLVSSCRGGSKAEAPTEVVKAEVMEMLTPPPSDVGSPSHSSPLSLSGGSSNSSSDSEPDSPLCDHGKVKQEHRPPPSPSSQGMLDRSRMALCAFVLLCLSFNPLSSLLRGSGASASVGSAGTAGPGRTIMAESGTVEEPWGWSQWLWPTLAFWVLNTGLVLGAVVRLFVCGEPVTRPHSEPSILFWRHRRQADLDLHRGDFAQGAQHLRTALGALGRPLPASHGDLACSLLWSLLRHLLQRLWVGRWLAARAGGLRPDPPTRDHVRQSARDAAMAYHRLHQLHLAGKQAGGHLLAINLALSAVNLAECAGDAVSVAALAEIYVAAALRVKASLHRCFHFLARPFLCSARRVALSHGGAVPPAMQWLCHPLGHRFFVDGDWAVKGVPRETIYSSTGNPVDPLAQVTQLFREHLLEKALCCVAMPEPGRPAAQGEGRRFSDALEYLQLLNGCSDASSEPGPAPSISSGLAAITGTDPVSKWWASIITTVIHWLQGDEEGAERLYPLVETMPRALQSSERPLPRAALHSFRAVRAMLSKQDSLSHCEKASSCLRESLELGNPPKGNIDKAVQLLLCDLLLVTRTNLWQQQMTASQQRSCLYQASALELRGFQQDLSSLRRLAQTLRPAMRRVFLHEATARLMARASPTRTHQLLDRSLRRRGVQGSKTAGEPESHPTPREHAEALLLACCYLPPSFLSGPGQRVGMLAEAARTLEKLGDKRTLHDCQQMIIKLGSGTTVTSG comes from the exons ATGAGCACCCTCGCCTTCGACGATGCGGCCCTGGAGGGGCTGGCGCCGTCCCTCGGCCTCTCCGGGGCCAACGACATCGACATGGCCCTTCTCAGCGACATCGACG ACATGCTCCAGTTGATCAACACACCGGACAATGACTTCTCGGGGCTGTTTGACTCCTCGTTCAGTGCCCCCGACAGCGCCGTGGCCCCGGggctccccccagccccgggCACCCTTGGCACTTACCTGGGGCCCAGCAAGccaccccccacctcccccaccAGCGGCGGCGTCTACCCAGGACCCTCCGGGATGGCAACCttcaccccacagcccccagccctgctccagccgGCACCAGTACCAGCACCGGGTGTCAAGGAGGAGCCGGTGGCTGTGGCcagcagccagccccagccccagcccggCATGATGGTGGCCTCCAGCTTCGTCCCCGCGTCCCCCACTGGCCAGTTCAACCCCCAGCCCTTGGTGGGCTACCAGAACCAGCACACCTTCTCTG CTGTGCAGCCTGGGGGTGCAGGGCAAACCCtacccagctccctgcccaccccacaGCCGGGCCAGCCCGTGACACTGCCTGGCCCTGTGCAGAGCGTGGCTCCCCCGCAGCTCCTGGCCCCCGCTGCCCCCCAGCCCGTCTCATCCCAGATCCAGCCGGTGCCG gtcctcctgcagccccattTCATCAAGGCTGACTCCCTGCTGCTGACAGCCGTCAAGACAGACGCTGGCAGTGCCAAGACCTccaccatcacctccctggccaCCAGCGCCAGCGGTTCTGCCACCCCCCTGCAGGTGCCG GCGCTGGTGAGCGGAGGGACCATCCTGGCCACGGTGCCGCTGGTGGTGGACGCCGAGAAGTTGCCCATCAACCGTTTGGCACCCAGCGGGAAGGCGGCGCTGGTGCAGAGCCGGGGGGAGAAGCGCACGGCCCACAACGCCATCGAGAAACGCTACCGCTCCTCCATCAACGACAAGATCGTGGAGCTCAAGGACCTGGTGGTGGGCACTGAGGCCAAG CTCAACAAGTCGGCAATCCTGAGGAAGGCGATCGAGTACATCCgcttcctgcagcagagcaaCCAGAAGCTGAAGCAGGAGAACCTCACCCTGAAGATGGCCATGCAGAAGAACC AGTCCCTGAAGGACCTGGTGTCCTCCTGCAGAGGAGGGTCCAAGGCAGAGGCCCCCACGGAGGTAGTGAAGGCGGAGGTGATGGAGATGCTGACGCCACCGCCCTCAGACGTGGGCTCTCCGTCCCACAGCAGCCCACTGTCACTCAGCGGgggcagcagcaacagcagcagtgactCAGAGCCTGACAGCCCCCTCTGTGACCATGGCAAG GTGAAGCAGGAGCACAGACCACCACCCTCACCCAGCAGCCAGGGCATGCTGGACCGGTCCCGCATGGCCCTCTGCGCCTTCgtcctcctctgcctctccttcaaTCCCCTGTCCTCCCTCCTCCGAGGATCTGGTGCCTCAGCATCTGTGGGGAGTGCAGGCACTGCCGGCCCTGGCAGGACCATCATGGCTGAGTCTGGCACCGTGG AGGAGCCGTGGGGGTGGTCGCAGTGGCTGTGGCCCACCCTGGCCTTCTGGGTGCTGAACACCGGGCTGGTGCTGGGGGCGGTGGTGCGGCTCTTCGTCTGCGGGGAGCCCGTCACCCGCCCCCACTCCGAGCCCTCCATTCTCTTCTGGAGACACCGCCGCCAGGCAGACCTCGACCTCCACCGG GGGGACTTTGCGCAGGGGGCTCAGCACCTCCGGACGGCGCTGGGGGCCCTGGGTCGGCCCCTGCCCGCCTCCCACGGGGACCTGGCCTGCAGCCTGCTCTGGAGCCTCCTCCGACACCTGCTGCAGCGCCTCTGGGTGGGCCGGTGGCTGGCTGCCCGTGCCGGGGGGCTGCGCCCCGACCCCCCGACCCGCGACCACGTCCGACAGAGCGCCCGCGATGCTGCCATGGCTTACCACCGCCTGCACCAGCTGCACCTCGCTG GGAAGCAGGCAGGGGGGCACCTCTTGGCCATCAACCTGGCCCTCAGCGCTGTCAACCTTGCTGAGTGCGCCGGTGACGCCGTCTCTGTGGCCGCCCTGGCTGAGATCTACGTGGCAGCCGCCCTGCGGGTCAAGGCCAGCCTGCACCGCTGCTTCCACTTCTTGGCT CGCCCTTTCCTCTGCAGCGCCCGCCGCGTGGCCCTGTCCCACGGTGGGGCCGTGCCCCCCGCCATGCAGTGGCTCTGCCACCCCTTGGGCCACCGGTTCTTTGTCGATGGGGACTGGGCCGTCAAGGGTGTGCCAAGGGAGACCATCTACAGCTCCACCGGCAACCCAG TGGACCCTCTGGCACAGGTGACCCAGCTCTTCCGTGAACACCTCCTGGAGAAGGCGTTGTGCTGCGTGGCCATGCCCGAGCCCGGCCGCCCCGCTGCCCAGGGAGAAGG CAGGCGTTTCTCCGATGCTCTGGAGTACCTCCAGCTGCTCAATGGCTGCTCTGATGCCAGCAGTGAGCCTGGCCCTGCACCCTCCATCAGCTCTGGCTTGGCTGCCATCACAG GCACCGACCCTGTGTCCAAGTGGTGGGCATCCATCATCACCACGGTTATTCACTGGCTGCAGGGAGATGAGGAGGGGGCTGAACGCCTCTACCCACTGGTGGAGACCATGCCCCGggcactgcagagctctga GAGGCCCCTTCCCCGCGCCGCCCTGCACTCCTTCCGCGCCGTCCGCGCCATGCTGAGCAAACAGGACAGCCTGAGCCACTGCGAGAaggccagcagctgcctgcgggagagcctggagctgggcaACCCTCCCAAGGGCAACATCGACAAG GCtgtccagctcctgctgtgtgACTTGCTCCTGGTCACCCGCACCAacctgtggcagcagcagatgaCCGCCAGCCAGCAGCGCAGCTGCCTCTACCAGGCCTCTGCCCTCGAGCTCCGTGGCTTCCAGCAGGACCTCAGCAGCTTGCGCCGCCTGGCCCAGACCCTTCGCCCCGCCATGCGCCGG GTGTTCCTGCATGAAGCCACCGCCAGGCTCATGGCTCGGGCCAGCCCCACGAGGACCCATCAGCTGCTGGACCGCAGCCTGCGGAGGAGAGGGGTGCAGGGCAGCAAAACAg CTGGTGAGCCCGAGAGCCACCCCACGCCGCGGGAGCACGCcgaggctctgctgctggcctgCTGCTACCTCCCACCCAGCTTTCTCTCGGGTCCGGGCCAGCGGGTGGGCATGCTGGCCGAGGCTGCCCGCACCCTGGAGAAGCTGGGGGACAAAAGGACGCTGCACGACTGCCAGCAGATGATCATCAAGCTGGGCAGTGGCACCACTGTCACATCGGGCTAA